A single Thermoanaerobacterium sp. RBIITD DNA region contains:
- a CDS encoding sigma-54-dependent transcriptional regulator: MKRKDLILKKLIELSNGNGIDAMTLANELNMSRANVSHELNLLCKEGKVIKSDGRPVLFSPVFNSTNSNSNDSKLYELDMLIKNNISLKQAGEQAKAAILYPPKGIHCLILGETGVGKSTFARIMHKYAIDMGVKKPDAPFIAFNCADYSNNPQLLTAQLFGVKKGAYTGADTDKEGLIEKANGGILFLDEVHRLPPEGQEILFTFLDTGYFRRVGDVENRTSDVLIISATTEDPSSSLLNTFTRRIPMIIKIPPLRERTLEERFYLLKRFFKHESIKLNRDIFVSLNSMRAFCSYDCPNNIGQLESDVKLICAKVYSEFLTNKKNDIRICSRDLPDYIKKGLYTDKQHRMLWNEVIGDDIEFFKFSPTNETEEIPTASNDNSIYEIINDRLRQLKAKGISDIDIESILEKDIAKYFHKQIYGITEEKNKQNLIHILGEDIINITDRIAELVSELLGKELSQNSYTALALHLNTLIERVNKNKPIVNPQLSKIKQLYPKEFEVAMQSKKIIEKYLNTSIPEDEAGFITIFLISDKECISKQFGKVKVIIIAHGNSTATSMADVANKLLGENYAIGIDAHLDKSPLEVLEALKNYVKSDMNQAGYLLLVDMGSLTTFGETIEKEFNIPVKVIPLISTLHVIEATRKALLGMPLNNIYMSVQAINSYIENNIDFAPLISGKKKIAIVTACLTGEGASVAIKSFLKNNLKFDKDLFEIIPINCLDKHITMQKIEEIQENMEIAFIVSSFPLDTNIRQYSMNDVLSLKVIKELQEIVDIKTTLLKMGYVLKENIDNIDGEELYSDIQSTIMKLCDTLSVYFDDDMLLGIILHFAFMVSRIKKGEKSIEFLDKEEYIKNNISLYNVVKQSLNYLNTKYSIKIPDDEICYVMRFFQEKDTLFNVI, from the coding sequence TTGAAAAGAAAAGACTTGATTTTAAAAAAATTAATAGAGTTAAGCAATGGGAACGGTATAGATGCTATGACATTAGCAAATGAGTTAAATATGTCTCGAGCAAACGTTAGTCATGAATTAAATCTTTTGTGCAAGGAAGGAAAAGTCATAAAGTCAGACGGCAGACCAGTACTTTTTTCACCTGTATTTAACAGCACCAACAGCAACTCAAATGACAGCAAATTGTACGAGCTGGATATGCTGATTAAAAATAATATCAGTTTGAAACAAGCTGGCGAGCAGGCAAAAGCTGCTATTTTGTATCCTCCCAAGGGAATCCACTGTTTAATATTAGGTGAAACAGGCGTAGGAAAATCTACTTTTGCGAGAATAATGCACAAGTATGCCATTGATATGGGAGTAAAAAAGCCTGACGCTCCTTTTATAGCCTTTAACTGTGCAGACTACAGCAACAACCCTCAGCTTTTGACGGCTCAACTTTTTGGGGTTAAAAAAGGAGCATATACAGGCGCTGATACAGACAAAGAAGGACTTATAGAAAAAGCAAATGGCGGAATCTTATTCCTCGATGAAGTACACCGTTTGCCACCTGAAGGACAAGAAATATTATTTACTTTTCTTGATACAGGGTATTTTAGAAGAGTCGGCGACGTAGAAAATCGGACATCTGATGTACTGATCATATCAGCTACGACTGAGGATCCTTCTTCATCCCTTTTAAATACATTTACAAGAAGAATACCGATGATAATTAAAATACCGCCACTTAGAGAAAGGACTTTAGAAGAAAGATTTTACCTTCTAAAAAGGTTTTTTAAACACGAAAGCATAAAATTAAACAGGGATATCTTTGTGTCGCTGAATTCCATGAGGGCATTTTGCTCCTATGACTGTCCAAACAACATCGGTCAATTAGAAAGCGATGTCAAGCTTATATGTGCAAAAGTCTATTCAGAATTTTTGACTAATAAGAAAAATGACATAAGGATCTGCAGTAGAGACTTGCCAGATTATATAAAGAAAGGACTATACACAGATAAACAGCATAGAATGCTGTGGAACGAAGTCATAGGTGACGATATAGAGTTTTTTAAATTTTCCCCTACAAATGAAACAGAGGAAATTCCAACCGCATCTAATGATAACAGCATTTACGAGATAATAAATGATAGATTGAGGCAGCTAAAAGCAAAAGGTATATCTGATATAGACATTGAATCAATTTTGGAAAAAGACATAGCAAAGTACTTTCACAAGCAGATATATGGTATAACTGAGGAGAAAAACAAACAGAATTTAATTCATATCTTAGGAGAAGACATAATAAACATTACAGACAGGATTGCTGAGCTCGTATCCGAACTTCTTGGGAAAGAGCTTAGCCAAAACAGCTATACTGCACTTGCTTTGCACTTAAACACGCTTATTGAAAGGGTCAACAAAAATAAGCCTATTGTAAATCCTCAACTGTCAAAAATTAAGCAATTATACCCAAAAGAATTTGAAGTAGCGATGCAATCTAAGAAAATCATCGAAAAGTATTTAAATACGTCAATACCGGAGGATGAAGCAGGATTTATAACTATATTTCTTATTTCTGACAAAGAATGCATCAGCAAACAGTTCGGAAAAGTTAAAGTTATAATAATTGCCCACGGCAATTCAACAGCGACATCAATGGCAGACGTTGCAAACAAATTATTAGGAGAAAATTATGCAATTGGAATTGACGCTCATTTAGACAAAAGTCCGCTAGAGGTTTTAGAAGCCCTCAAAAACTATGTAAAAAGCGACATGAATCAAGCAGGATATCTCTTGCTGGTAGATATGGGATCTCTTACGACTTTTGGTGAAACAATTGAAAAGGAATTTAACATACCTGTAAAAGTAATTCCGCTTATTTCAACTCTCCACGTTATAGAAGCAACAAGGAAAGCATTACTTGGTATGCCTCTTAACAATATATATATGAGTGTCCAAGCTATAAACTCGTATATAGAAAACAATATAGATTTTGCTCCACTAATAAGCGGCAAAAAGAAAATCGCAATTGTAACCGCATGCCTTACTGGTGAAGGTGCATCTGTTGCAATTAAAAGCTTTTTAAAGAACAATTTAAAATTTGATAAAGATCTCTTTGAAATTATTCCGATAAACTGCCTCGATAAGCATATAACCATGCAGAAAATAGAAGAAATACAGGAAAATATGGAAATTGCATTTATCGTATCATCATTCCCACTGGATACAAACATTAGGCAGTACAGCATGAATGACGTTTTAAGTTTAAAAGTCATTAAAGAATTACAAGAAATCGTAGATATCAAGACAACATTGCTTAAAATGGGGTATGTTCTAAAAGAAAATATAGACAACATTGACGGAGAAGAGCTGTACAGCGATATACAAAGTACCATCATGAAGCTGTGTGATACACTTTCCGTTTACTTCGATGATGACATGTTGCTGGGTATTATACTTCATTTTGCTTTCATGGTAAGCAGAATCAAAAAAGGCGAGAAAAGTATAGAATTTCTAGACAAAGAAGAATATATTAAAAACAATATATCTTTGTATAATGTTGTCAAGCAATCACTAAACTACCTAAATACTAAATATTCGATTAAAATTCCTGATGATGAAATATGCTATGTAATGAGATTTTTCCAGGAAAAAGATACATTATTTAATGTAATATAA
- a CDS encoding PTS lactose/cellobiose transporter subunit IIA, whose translation MDLQQIVMEIIIQSGEARAYAHEALRKAYEGEFEEAEKLMSQANEAIEKAHNVQTSMLQKEASGEKLEFSILFVHSQDHLMTAISEKNLISEIIELRKMLEPVLHTCVTK comes from the coding sequence ATGGATTTGCAGCAAATAGTTATGGAAATCATTATACAATCAGGTGAAGCAAGGGCATATGCACACGAAGCGCTTAGAAAGGCGTATGAAGGCGAATTTGAAGAAGCTGAAAAACTTATGTCACAGGCCAATGAAGCTATCGAAAAAGCACATAATGTGCAGACCAGCATGTTGCAAAAGGAAGCATCAGGTGAAAAACTGGAATTTTCTATATTATTTGTTCATTCACAAGATCATCTTATGACTGCTATATCAGAAAAAAACCTTATCTCGGAGATCATTGAATTAAGGAAGATGTTAGAACCAGTTCTTCATACATGTGTGACAAAATA